In the Gossypium arboreum isolate Shixiya-1 chromosome 10, ASM2569848v2, whole genome shotgun sequence genome, one interval contains:
- the LOC108489542 gene encoding serine/threonine protein phosphatase 2A regulatory subunit B''beta-like isoform X2 has protein sequence MEMEIVGDVASLDPDLLQLPELSPLALKSNPFLAEQLFSLWLSLPETGRLVKNLLADVKTGTSTGNSMSINVSTTNSLPSMFPAASTPPLSPRSTSGSPRTVKQRSGLSSLGSPLKIVSEPVREVIPQFYFKNGRPPPNELKEQCLFAIDKHFYGHLGLQIHEFKAVTKEICKLPSFFSTALFRKIDINNRGIVTGDQFVNYWIGGNMLTVDLATRIYTILKQPDCRYLTQDDFRPLLHELLASHPGLEFLQSTPEFQERYAETVIYRIFYYINRSETGRLTLRELKRGNLIAAMQHVDEEEDINKVLRYFSYEHFYVIYCKFWELDTDHDFLIDKENLIRYGNHALTYRIVDRIFSQVPRKFRSRVEGKMGYEDFVYFILSEEDKSSEPGLEYWFKCIDLDGNGVLTPNEMQFFYEEQLHRMECMTQEPVLFEDILCQIFDMIGPENDGYITLRDLKGCKLSGNVFNILFNLNKFIAFESRDPFLIRQERENPTLTEWDRFAHREYIRLSMEEDVEDASNGSGDIWDESFEAPF, from the exons ATGGAAATGGAGATAGTAGGTGATGTGGCATCTCTTGACCCTGATTTACTTCAGCTCCCTGAGCTCTCTCCTTTAGCTCTCAAATCCAATCCTTTTCTCGCTGAACAGCTCTTCTCTCTTTGGCTTTCCCTCCCAGAAACTGGTCGCCTG GTTAAGAATCTGCTTGCTGATGTGAAAACGGGGACGTCCACTGGGAATTCCATGAGTATTAATGTTTCTACAACCAATTCGTTGCCTTCCATGTTTCCTGCTGCAAGTACTCCTCCGCTGTCACCTCGTAGTACTTCCGGTTCTCCTCGTACTGTCAAACAACGGTCTGGTCTTTCTTCTTTAGGCTCGCCTCTTAAAATAGTTAGTGAACCAGTCCGTGAAGTCATACCCCAG tTTTACTTTAAAAATGGTCGTCCACCTCCAAACGAATTGAAAGAGCAGTGCTTGTTTGCGATTGATAAGCACTTCTATGGTCATTTGGGATTGCAGATTCATG AGTTTAAGGCGGTAACTAAAGAGATTTGCAAATTACCATCTTTTTTCTCCACCGCTCTGTTTAGGAAAATTGATATCAACAATAGAGGTATTGTGACCGG GGATCAATTTGTCAATTATTGGATTGGAGGCAACATGTTAACAGTGGATTTAGCAACCCGAATCTATACAATTCTTAAGCAACCTGATTGCAGATACCTTACTCAG GATGATTTCAGACCCCTTTTACATGAACTTTTGGCATCTCATCCAGGACTGGAGTTTTTACAAAGTACCCCAGAATTCCAGGAAAGATATG CTGAAACTGTCATATACAGAATATTTTACTATATAAATAGATCAGAAACGGGTCGTCTTACCCTCCGGGAGTTGAAGCGTGGGAACTTAATTGCTGCAATGCAGCATGTGGATGAAGAGGAAGATATTAACAAAGTATTAAG GTACTTCTCTTATGAACACTTCTATGTAATATACTGCAAGTTTTGGGAGCTCGACACCGACCATGATTTTTTGATAGACAAAGAGAACCTTATCAGATATGGTAACCATGCTCTTACCTACCGGATTGTTGATAGAATTTTTTCTCAG GTTCCAAGGAAATTTAGAAGTAGGGTTGAGGGAAAAATGGGCTATGAAGATTTTGTTTACTTTATATTGTCAGAGGAGGATAAATCTTCAGAACCTGGTCTGGAGTACTG GTTTAAATGCATTGATTTAGATGGAAATGGGGTGCTTACACCGAATGAAATGCAATTCTTTTATGAGGAGCAGTTACATCGAATGGAGTGTATGACCCAAGAACCAGTGCTATTTGAGGATATATTGTGCCAGATTTTTGACATGATTGGACCAGAG AATGATGGCTACATCACTCTCCGTGACTTAAAGGGATGCAAACTTTCTGGGAATGTATTCAATATTCTTTTCAATCTCAATAAGTTTATTGCTTTTGAGAGTCGTGACCCTTTTCTTATTCGTCAG GAGCGTGAAAATCCAACATTGACAGAGTGGGATCGCTTTGCACATAGAGAATATATCAGGCTTTCTATGGAAGAAGATGTCGAGGATGCTTCAAATGGAAGCGGGGATATCTGGGATGAATCATTTGAAGCTCCCTTTTGA
- the LOC108489542 gene encoding serine/threonine protein phosphatase 2A regulatory subunit B''beta-like isoform X1: MEMEIVGDVASLDPDLLQLPELSPLALKSNPFLAEQLFSLWLSLPETGRLVKNLLADVKTGTSTGNSMSINVSTTNSLPSMFPAASTPPLSPRSTSGSPRTVKQRSGLSSLGSPLKIVSEPVREVIPQFYFKNGRPPPNELKEQCLFAIDKHFYGHLGLQIHEFKAVTKEICKLPSFFSTALFRKIDINNRGIVTGDQFVNYWIGGNMLTVDLATRIYTILKQPDCRYLTQDDFRPLLHELLASHPGLEFLQSTPEFQERYAETVIYRIFYYINRSETGRLTLRELKRGNLIAAMQHVDEEEDINKVLRYFSYEHFYVIYCKFWELDTDHDFLIDKENLIRYGNHALTYRIVDRIFSQVPRKFRSRVEGKMGYEDFVYFILSEEDKSSEPGLEYWFKCIDLDGNGVLTPNEMQFFYEEQLHRMECMTQEPVLFEDILCQIFDMIGPEVTPGFSTDNDGYITLRDLKGCKLSGNVFNILFNLNKFIAFESRDPFLIRQERENPTLTEWDRFAHREYIRLSMEEDVEDASNGSGDIWDESFEAPF, from the exons ATGGAAATGGAGATAGTAGGTGATGTGGCATCTCTTGACCCTGATTTACTTCAGCTCCCTGAGCTCTCTCCTTTAGCTCTCAAATCCAATCCTTTTCTCGCTGAACAGCTCTTCTCTCTTTGGCTTTCCCTCCCAGAAACTGGTCGCCTG GTTAAGAATCTGCTTGCTGATGTGAAAACGGGGACGTCCACTGGGAATTCCATGAGTATTAATGTTTCTACAACCAATTCGTTGCCTTCCATGTTTCCTGCTGCAAGTACTCCTCCGCTGTCACCTCGTAGTACTTCCGGTTCTCCTCGTACTGTCAAACAACGGTCTGGTCTTTCTTCTTTAGGCTCGCCTCTTAAAATAGTTAGTGAACCAGTCCGTGAAGTCATACCCCAG tTTTACTTTAAAAATGGTCGTCCACCTCCAAACGAATTGAAAGAGCAGTGCTTGTTTGCGATTGATAAGCACTTCTATGGTCATTTGGGATTGCAGATTCATG AGTTTAAGGCGGTAACTAAAGAGATTTGCAAATTACCATCTTTTTTCTCCACCGCTCTGTTTAGGAAAATTGATATCAACAATAGAGGTATTGTGACCGG GGATCAATTTGTCAATTATTGGATTGGAGGCAACATGTTAACAGTGGATTTAGCAACCCGAATCTATACAATTCTTAAGCAACCTGATTGCAGATACCTTACTCAG GATGATTTCAGACCCCTTTTACATGAACTTTTGGCATCTCATCCAGGACTGGAGTTTTTACAAAGTACCCCAGAATTCCAGGAAAGATATG CTGAAACTGTCATATACAGAATATTTTACTATATAAATAGATCAGAAACGGGTCGTCTTACCCTCCGGGAGTTGAAGCGTGGGAACTTAATTGCTGCAATGCAGCATGTGGATGAAGAGGAAGATATTAACAAAGTATTAAG GTACTTCTCTTATGAACACTTCTATGTAATATACTGCAAGTTTTGGGAGCTCGACACCGACCATGATTTTTTGATAGACAAAGAGAACCTTATCAGATATGGTAACCATGCTCTTACCTACCGGATTGTTGATAGAATTTTTTCTCAG GTTCCAAGGAAATTTAGAAGTAGGGTTGAGGGAAAAATGGGCTATGAAGATTTTGTTTACTTTATATTGTCAGAGGAGGATAAATCTTCAGAACCTGGTCTGGAGTACTG GTTTAAATGCATTGATTTAGATGGAAATGGGGTGCTTACACCGAATGAAATGCAATTCTTTTATGAGGAGCAGTTACATCGAATGGAGTGTATGACCCAAGAACCAGTGCTATTTGAGGATATATTGTGCCAGATTTTTGACATGATTGGACCAGAGGTCACCCCTGGATTCTCTACTGAT AATGATGGCTACATCACTCTCCGTGACTTAAAGGGATGCAAACTTTCTGGGAATGTATTCAATATTCTTTTCAATCTCAATAAGTTTATTGCTTTTGAGAGTCGTGACCCTTTTCTTATTCGTCAG GAGCGTGAAAATCCAACATTGACAGAGTGGGATCGCTTTGCACATAGAGAATATATCAGGCTTTCTATGGAAGAAGATGTCGAGGATGCTTCAAATGGAAGCGGGGATATCTGGGATGAATCATTTGAAGCTCCCTTTTGA